In Sphingobacteriaceae bacterium, the following proteins share a genomic window:
- a CDS encoding Rieske (2Fe-2S) iron-sulfur domain-containing protein — MNRKEFIKTCGTACLGVTAMSLLQHCKPAKQVQSVTSNNQLQINKSEFEVIHKEKKKFRRSIVTKPEHSDFPIVVYRFSDTEYSALLLRCTHQSSELNLNGDIMTCSAHGSEFNNKGEVIQGPAEEKLHAFKVTSDELKIYVHLS; from the coding sequence ATGAACCGGAAAGAATTTATAAAAACCTGCGGGACTGCTTGTCTTGGTGTTACAGCAATGTCATTATTACAACATTGCAAGCCGGCAAAACAAGTTCAAAGTGTGACTTCCAATAACCAATTGCAAATTAACAAGAGCGAATTTGAAGTCATTCACAAAGAGAAAAAAAAATTCCGCAGAAGCATTGTCACTAAACCTGAGCATTCAGATTTTCCGATTGTCGTTTACCGTTTTTCAGATACGGAGTATTCTGCCCTGCTCTTACGCTGCACGCATCAAAGCAGTGAGTTGAACCTAAATGGCGACATCATGACCTGCTCAGCTCATGGCAGTGAGTTTAACAACAAAGGGGAAGTTATTCAAGGTCCGGCTGAAGAGAAGCTGCATGCATTTAAGGTGACGAGTGATGAATTGAAGATTTATGTGCATTTGAGTTAG